From one Rhizobium lentis genomic stretch:
- the rem gene encoding transcriptional activator Rem, whose product MIVVVDERELVKDGYTSLFGREGIPSTGFDPSEFGEWVQTAADSDIAAVEAFLIGQGQRSFELPRAIRDRSMAPVIAVSDQPSLENTLALFDCGVDDVVRKPVHPREILARAAAIRRRLKAIANYTDIGGIRVFSDGRDPEINGEVFALPRRERRILEYLIANRGRRVTKTQIFNAIYGIFDEEVEENVVESHISKLRKKLRKKLGVDPVDSKRFLGYCIDWA is encoded by the coding sequence ATGATCGTAGTGGTTGATGAGCGTGAGCTCGTGAAAGACGGATACACATCCTTGTTTGGCCGGGAGGGCATTCCCTCCACCGGCTTTGATCCATCGGAATTCGGCGAGTGGGTGCAGACCGCCGCCGATTCGGATATTGCGGCGGTCGAGGCCTTCCTGATCGGTCAGGGCCAGCGCAGCTTCGAACTGCCTCGGGCGATCCGGGACCGCTCGATGGCGCCGGTGATTGCGGTCAGTGACCAGCCCTCGCTTGAAAACACGCTTGCGCTGTTTGATTGCGGCGTCGACGACGTGGTGCGCAAACCGGTTCATCCCCGCGAAATTCTCGCAAGGGCGGCTGCGATCCGCCGCCGCCTGAAGGCGATTGCCAATTACACCGATATCGGCGGGATCCGTGTCTTCTCCGACGGCCGTGACCCCGAGATCAATGGCGAGGTCTTCGCGCTCCCCCGACGCGAGCGCCGCATCCTCGAATATTTGATCGCCAATCGCGGTCGCCGGGTCACCAAGACCCAGATCTTCAACGCCATCTACGGCATCTTCGACGAAGAGGTCGAGGAGAATGTCGTCGAAAGCCACATCTCGAAGCTGCGCAAGAAGCTGCGCAAGAAGCTCGGCGTCGATCCGGTCGATTCCAAGCGCTTCCTTGGCTACTGCATCGATTGGGCCTGA
- a CDS encoding flagellar hook protein FlgE — MSIFGSMKTAVSGMNAQANRLSTVADNIANVNTTGYKAVSTSFSSLVLPSSGGNYNSGGVQTSVRQAVSDQGDISYTTSTTDLAISGDGFFIVQGPDGTPVLTRAGDFQKDDEGNLVNAAGFQLMGYSYDSGSPAVVVNGFDGLVPVNVNQDGLTAIASTSGVFKGNLDSNAKIPVAPATLPSANLATATTDTKKVSMVAYDRLGNKVMYDFYFTKQSVAAAPPPAPPATAATWEVAMFRNANAAVGGTTSFPYSAGGAVGTGTLTFDSNGKMTSTGAVNITDGVTGQTIAMDFSGLTQLGADFSGTGTPNGQAATPVKDVTIDGDGIVYAKYEDGSTKPLYRIPLANVASPDKLTLMSGNVYSANGQSGVTVTGFPQTNGLGTIKAGALEGSNVDLAGELTEMIESQRSYTANSKVFQTGSDIMDVLVNLKR, encoded by the coding sequence ATGAGCATTTTCGGCAGCATGAAGACGGCAGTATCAGGCATGAACGCGCAGGCGAACCGCCTCAGCACGGTTGCCGACAACATCGCCAACGTGAACACCACCGGCTACAAGGCCGTGTCGACAAGCTTCTCCTCGCTGGTTCTTCCCTCCTCAGGCGGCAACTACAATTCCGGCGGCGTGCAGACGTCCGTCCGCCAGGCTGTCTCCGACCAGGGCGATATTTCCTACACCACGTCGACCACCGACCTTGCGATTTCGGGCGACGGCTTCTTCATCGTCCAGGGACCGGACGGCACGCCGGTGCTGACCCGCGCCGGTGACTTCCAGAAGGACGACGAAGGCAACCTCGTCAATGCCGCCGGCTTCCAGCTGATGGGCTATTCCTACGACTCCGGCTCTCCCGCCGTCGTCGTCAACGGCTTCGATGGCCTCGTTCCCGTCAACGTCAATCAGGATGGCCTTACCGCCATCGCCTCGACATCGGGTGTCTTCAAGGGCAATCTCGATTCCAACGCCAAAATTCCGGTCGCTCCCGCGACGCTACCAAGCGCTAACCTCGCCACGGCGACGACCGACACCAAGAAGGTCTCGATGGTTGCCTACGACCGTCTCGGCAATAAGGTGATGTACGACTTCTATTTCACCAAACAATCGGTCGCGGCAGCGCCGCCGCCTGCACCTCCGGCTACTGCAGCCACTTGGGAAGTGGCGATGTTCCGCAACGCAAACGCGGCGGTTGGTGGCACGACCTCCTTCCCGTACAGCGCCGGCGGCGCAGTTGGCACCGGAACGCTGACCTTCGACTCCAACGGCAAGATGACGTCGACCGGCGCTGTCAACATCACCGATGGCGTGACCGGGCAGACGATTGCCATGGACTTTTCCGGCTTGACACAGCTCGGCGCCGACTTCTCCGGCACCGGTACGCCGAACGGGCAGGCAGCGACCCCGGTCAAGGATGTCACGATCGACGGCGACGGCATCGTCTATGCCAAATATGAAGACGGCAGCACCAAGCCGCTCTACCGCATTCCGCTCGCCAATGTTGCAAGCCCGGACAAGCTGACCCTGATGAGCGGCAACGTCTACAGCGCCAACGGCCAGTCCGGCGTGACCGTCACCGGCTTCCCGCAGACCAACGGCCTCGGCACGATCAAAGCAGGCGCTCTCGAAGGTTCGAACGTCGACCTCGCCGGTGAACTCACCGAGATGATCGAATCGCAGCGCAGCTACACCGCCAATTCGAAAGTGTTCCAGACGGGGTCCGACATCATGGACGTCCTCGTCAACCTCAAGAGATAA